A single genomic interval of Atribacterota bacterium harbors:
- a CDS encoding thiamine pyrophosphate-dependent enzyme, translated as MAKLKELTKKQDVLSPGHRLCAGCGASIAVRQVLSACDDPVVVASATGCLEVATTIYPYTSWRSSFIHNAFENAAATISGVEAMYQSLKKQGKIDKEIKFISFGGDGGTYDIGLQSLSGALERGHDFVYVCYDNEAYMNTGIQRSSATPRGAWTTTTPCGKVIPGKTQYRKDLTGIIAAHKIPYVTQASIWRWNDLIDKAHKAFYTKGPAFLNVLSPCPRGWRFPSEDTIKMAKLSVQTNFWPLYEVENGKWKLNYKPKERLPVTEWMKPQGRYKHLLTPENKSLVEEIQQDIDDNWERLLTLCGEKQ; from the coding sequence ATGGCAAAATTAAAAGAATTAACTAAGAAACAGGATGTTTTAAGCCCGGGACATCGTTTATGTGCCGGCTGTGGCGCTTCTATTGCTGTTCGGCAGGTTTTATCTGCCTGTGATGACCCTGTAGTAGTAGCCAGTGCCACTGGTTGTCTGGAAGTAGCAACTACCATTTATCCCTATACCAGCTGGCGTTCATCATTCATTCATAATGCTTTCGAGAATGCAGCTGCTACTATCAGTGGTGTGGAGGCTATGTATCAATCCCTCAAGAAACAGGGAAAGATTGATAAAGAGATAAAATTTATTTCTTTTGGTGGAGACGGTGGTACCTATGATATTGGCTTACAGTCTTTATCTGGTGCCTTAGAGAGAGGTCATGACTTTGTCTATGTCTGTTACGATAATGAAGCCTATATGAATACCGGGATTCAACGTTCCAGTGCTACACCTCGTGGAGCCTGGACTACCACTACACCATGTGGTAAAGTAATTCCTGGTAAAACACAATACCGGAAGGATTTAACCGGGATTATTGCAGCTCATAAAATTCCTTATGTGACACAGGCTTCCATCTGGCGCTGGAATGACTTAATTGATAAAGCACATAAAGCTTTCTATACCAAAGGGCCAGCCTTTTTGAATGTGCTATCTCCCTGTCCCAGAGGTTGGCGTTTTCCCTCAGAAGATACTATCAAAATGGCTAAGCTTTCTGTTCAAACAAATTTTTGGCCATTGTATGAAGTAGAAAATGGTAAATGGAAATTAAACTATAAACCAAAAGAGAGATTACCAGTGACTGAATGGATGAAACCACAGGGTAGATATAAACATCTTCTTACCCCGGAGAATAAATCACTAGTAGAAGAAATACAACAAGATATTGACGATAACTGGGAAAGACTGCTTACTCTATGTGGAGAGAAGCAATAA